DNA from Rubripirellula lacrimiformis:
GTCGCCGAAGATGCGATCGTCTACATCGTCGAAGGAGGCCAGATCTGCTACGGCAGCAAGCGGGCCTGGGAAACGTGCCGCGATTGCTGAACGCGGCAGGCGAGAGCGAGTTCGGGAAACATTCAAAAACTTTCCCGAACTCCGCTTGCTGTGTCGGAAACCACATGGCTCATGTGTGTCAACGCAAACGCATTTCCCCTTTCCAACTACGGAGACCCAACCATGGCAAAGAACACCGCTCGAGTCGAAGACACTTACACCACCGCGCATGTCCGGGCTTTGACCTTGCTCGAAGACCTTCACCAAATCGTCGAAGACATGCCGGCCCCCGATGCCGACCATCCCATCAATTGGGAACACGTCGGTTCGCTTCAACACCTTTCCGAACGGCTCAAGGAATTGAAAGATTTCGTTGCTCCCGCCGGTGAATAGTTTCCTGCTTGCAACCTTTCGGCCGCGCTCGCCAGCGTGGCCGTTTCTCGTTGAAGTGCCGCCGACGTTGGCCCGTGTCGCGCGCTGTTGCCAACAAGCGGCGAACCATGCCGACATCTCTTTACGGCCCACAAACGCGAACGTCGGCAAAGTTGGAAAACATCGAGAAAGACTGCGAATTACTGCCGAACTTCGCTTGAGGTGACTCGAAACCCATGGCTCATGTGTGTCTACGAAACGAATTTCATCCCTTCCGAAACCGGAGACACAAACATGCAGACCATCCGCGAAACCAACGGCCGCCGCCCTCGATTCACCCGGCTCGAAGTCATGCAAAAACGATACGCCGCACGGCAACAACAAGCCGCGAATTGCTGCTTGAAGGCGGCAACGCTCGAGATGCTTTCCGAACTGACCGACTACGTCAACGACTTTGAGCCCGAAGGAATCTACCCGCCCGAAGATACGAATCATGTCTATCCCGCGCTGCAACGGTTCTACGACGGATTGATGGAACTGAACGCGAAAGTTCGCGACGAAATGTCCCGCTGATAGGACGCGGCTTTCGCCGGTTATCGCAGTCTTTTGAAAACATCGCAAAAGACTGCGAATTACTGCCGGACTTCGCTTGAGCTGTTTCCAGATGCATGGCTCATGTGTGTTAACGCCAAACGGCAAAACGATTTCACAACCCTTTTCACGAGAGACAAAACCATGGCCATGAACGAAACGAAAAAAGCGAAAGTTGCCGCCCTTCGCACAGAGATGCGAAAGCTCGACCCCGAAACGTATCAGGAAATTCGCCAGTCGTACTACAAGATCGCCGACGAGCTTCGCCCCTTGGTCGACGCCCTTGAAAAAGCCGACGCGGACCTGGGACCGGACGGCCCGCTTTTGGAAGAGCACTACATCTTTTGCGAGATGCTCGACCGGCTCAACAAGAGCCTTCTCGGCGGGGCTGTTTAACCCGCCGGCCGCACAACAACTGCCGCGGACGGAACCGCGGCGCGACTCGCAAGGATGGAAGCCGAAACGTAAACGGGCGTTGTCGCGGGTGGTCCCCGCGGCCTGACGATGGCAGCCAACCACGAACGAAACCCAAACGGAGAACGAACGATGAAGAAGGCAGACGTAAAGATCGGCGGCGAATACTTCGCAACGGTCACCAACAAGAAGGTGACCGTGCGTATTGACGCGGAGAACCGAAGTGGAGGATGGGACGCGACCAATCTTTCGACGGGAAAGAAAGTGCGAATCAAGACCGCCGGCCGGTTGAAGGGTTCGGCGCGAGCCACTGAGACGCCGGCAACGGAAACGCGGGTCAGGAAACGAGTCGCGAAAAAGACGGATGAATCCATCGCCAGCGAAAAGAAGCTCTCGTGCGTGAAAGCGGCGTTGAAGGTCCTGACCGACAGCGCCGAACCGATGAACGCGCAAGAGATGATCGCCGCGATGACCGACGCTGGTTTGTGGGAAAGCCCTGGCGGCAAGACGCCGCACGCAACGCTTTACTCGGCGATCCTGCGCGACATGAAGCGCGGCGATGAAAGTCGCTTCGTCAAAACGGATCGCGGCCGGTTCACGGCGAGAGCGTAGGGCGTAGCGATGAAGTTCATTTGCAACGTCCGCCAGGTCACCGACTTGGCCGAAGGAGAAACCGCACCGCCGGATCCCGACATGGGTTACGAACTGCGGTCGATCGCCGGCGACAAGTTTGAAGTCGGCGTGGTGGAATATGTGGTCCGCCGTGGAGACGCGATCTTTGCAAGGACGACGGCCGGCGAAGAGTTCGCGGTCACGGGCAAGAACGCCCACGTTTTGGTGCCGCTCGGCTTCTAGGCCGAACTGCGCCGACAACGCCCGACGTTTGTAGCGTGCGGGCGTTTCGTCGTGAGTGGCGTAACCACGCGGCGCACCCGAACAACGCGACACTCGGCAACGTCGCGGGCAACTGCATTCCGGCGAAAAACATTCAGAAGTTTTGGAATGTTTCGCGGACTTCGCTTGATGTGTCGGCAAACCCATGGCTCATGTGTGGTTGTACGAACGGTTTTCAAACAACGCGAACGGAGAAACGAAATGACGAAGATGCAACCGCAGCGAATGCGATCGGCTGTTGTATTCGCCGATGGCCGGCGAATCGAAGTCGAAGAGCTACTACCTGTGCAAACGATCGTCGCCGATGCGAAACGCGCCGGCGCGGCCAAGGTTGAACTCGAGAACGGCACCGAAATCTATCTCAACGAGAAAGGAGACCAGCAATGAATAAGGTTCAAACGCTTAACGCTCAGCCGATCCAACCCGCACCGGCCTACGAGAACGCTCACCAGATTGCCCGCGACCTGCTGCAACACATCGAGTTGCAACTCGACCGAATGATTCGTCCGAATAACAAGGCATTGCGATGGACGCACGTGCGAGCGTTGAACTTGGTCAACGCTCAGCTTTCGGAAGTCGCCGCGCTGGTCGACGAAACCAACAACGCTCGCAACTAGGAAACAAAACGATGAAAACGAATCTCAAGGCGGGCGATCGCGTGCGGTTGCTTTCGATGACCGACGACCCCGATCCGATTCCCGCCGGCACCACCGGAACGGTGGCCGGCGTCTATCCACAAAGCGATTGGACGCAAGTCGACGTCGACTGGGACAACGGCCGGTCGCTGATGCTTTCCATTCCGCCGGACGTCGTCGAGCGACTGCCGGCCGACCAAACGAACTAAGGAGCAACCACCATGTCCACACGAGCGACGATCGCCGTCCGCCGCCCCGACCGAACGTATGCAGCGGTCTACCTTCACTACGACGGTTACCCCGAACACACCGGAGAAATACTGATGCAAAGCTACCAAACTCAAACCGCCGCCGAGGAACTCGTCTCCTATGGCGACCTTCGATGCCTGAACCGCGAGACCGGCGAGGCCGAACGATTCTCAGACGGCGATCCGCCGGCCAAGTTGCCGACGAACGACTCCCTGATTGATTTCGCAAGGAACTGCGGCGCTCGGTTCGTCTATGTCTTTGACGACGGAGCTTGGTCCTACAAGGAACTCTAGTCACCGCATGTTCTCCTCGCGTGCTCCAACTGGGATCGGCGATTCGCCGGTTCGTTCGAGGATTGCTTTCTTGCCGGTGAAGCGTTGGTAACGATCAACGATCACGTCGCAGTACGGCGGGTCGAGTTCCATCAAGAACGCCTTGCGCCCGGTCTGCTCCGCGCCGATCAAGGTCGATCCGCTGCCGCCGAACAAGTCGAGCACGTTCTCGCCTTTCCGTGACGAGTATTGCATCGCCAAAACCGCGAGTTCGGCGGGCTTGCCGGTGAGGTGTTCAAGTTTCTGCGGCGCGATTTTCTTAACGTGCCACAGGTCAGTCGCGTTGTTCGGGCCGAAGTACTTGTGGCCGGCACCTTCTTTCCAGCCGTAGAACGCCCATTCATGTGCCCCCATGAAATCTTTTCTGGTCATCACGGGGTGTTGTTTGTCCCAGATGATGGCCTGCGAAAAATACAAACCGGCCGCGGCGAGGACCGGTGGGTAGTTGGCGATGTTGGAGAAGCCACCCCAGATGTAAAAGCAACGGCCGGGTTCGAGCACGCGAGTGATGTTGCCAAACCACGCTTTCAACAAACGGTCAAACTCTTCGTCCGAGACGAAGTCGTTGGCGAGCGGTCGATCTTTGGCCCTCATCTTCTTCGGGCCTTCTTTCGTCTTGCCCTTGCCGGCCTCGAACGACGAATTGCCGGCCGCGATCGCGTTTTTGCTTCGCGGTTCCACTTTCACGTTGTACGGTGGATCGGTATTGCAAAGGTGGATCTTTGCACCAGCGAGCAACCGATCGAGGTCTTCGACGCTGGTCGAGTCACCACACATCAGTCGATGGTCGCCAAGAATCCAGAGATCACCTAGCTGCGTGATAGCTTCGTCTGGCGGTTCGGGGATGTCGTCTGGATCCGTCAATCCCTGCGTGACACCGGGATCGAGCAGCTTGGCGAGTTCATCACCATCGAAGCCGAGCAATTCAACATCGAAACCTGATTCTTGTAGTCCGCTGATTTCCAAGGGCAACAGGTCGTAGTCCCACTGCGCGTTCTCGCCCGTTCGGTTATCGGCGATCCGGTACGCCTTCACCGCTTCGGGTTCGAGATCCGTCGCGATGTGAACGGGGACTTCGGCGAGCCCGAGTTTCTTGGCGGCCTTGAACCGTGTATGGCCGACGATGATGACACCGTCGGTATCGACCACGATCGGCTGGCGAAACCCGAACTCGTTGATCGAGAGGATGACGGCATCGACGGCGTCGTCATTAATGCGAGGGTTGTTCTCGTAAGGCTTGATTCGATCAAGCGACCACGTTTCGACCTGCATATTTGCCCTTCCAAGGCGAGAGAATGAAACGGGAAGGGGTGGGTCGGTCGTTGGTTTGCTGGGTGGTTGGTTTGGGATCCGATGCGTTCGGACGGACGTTTACGGTTATTCGGCGAACGCGGTAACTTCACGGCACATTTGGATAAAGTCTTCGTTTGACAAAATCGACTTTGCACGATTGATGTCGCGGTGAAGCACTTGCGTGTTCTCGATGACGTGTTCGCCGCCGTCTCGGACGGGAACGATGTGGTCGAGCGACGCGACTTCGGGAGTAAGCGATCGCCCGGTCAAAGTACATTGGTAACCCTGGTGTTCCAAAAGTTGCATCACGTTCTTCACGTTGATCTTGCCGGTTGGTTTTCCGCCTTGCGGTTTCGCTTCGGCACGTACCGCAGGTTGAACTGCGGCAAGTGGTTGGCCCAATAGTTCCACGTCGTTTTGTCGAGCAACCGAGATTGCCGGCGACTGTTGATCCGGCTTCTCATTCGTTCGGCAGCTTGCTTCCATGTTGTTACCTCTGTTTTCTTTCCGAGATTGGGGTTGAGTCTTCCTTGGCTGGCGATGATTCGCCAACTCTGAACAATGATGTGGGCGCGATAGCTCCACGGATCATCAAGGAGAACGTGATTTCGATGGTCTGCGTTCAGTCGGCTACAGAGATTGCCGGCCTGACGTTGCCAGAGATTTTTCATTTGTTTTACGGCCTCAAATCTATTCGGACACTCGAAACCAACTGTACTGGATAAGGCTGCTGTTCCCGTGGCCCTGACCAGAGAACGAGCCGGCCGGGAGTACCTAAACGTCTCGGGTCAGGCCGCACGCGGCGGCGTCGGTCGCGTCCTCGCGGGCTGCCGCATCGAAGGCGGCATTGGCTTCGATGTTGCGGCGGTGGGCCGACGTGTCGCGGCGCGGGACGAACTCGCCACACCAATCCGTTTCCATCACCGCTGGGAAGATGGCGATGTCCGGGCGTGCCCGACGTTGAGAATTTTTCGGTGTAGCCGGCGGATGACGGCGACACTCACCACCAGCCGACTCTTGAAAAGCGGAATGAACGGGACGAAAGAAACGACAACGCGAACATTGGTCCACAAGCAAAGCTCCAAAGAGGGAAAAAAGAGAAACGTCATGAATGAATCCGTCAGACAGCCCCCTCATGCGTGCAAACGTGTATCGCGGGCGAGTGGGACTGACACACTGACGAATTAGGAGAGAGAGTGTTTTTCTTCGTATATGACGAGCTTTTCACGCACCAAAACCGTCAGCGAATCCGTCAGTTTGACCCTCTGACGTTTGCTGACAGATTCGGTCATTCCAAGCCTGAATCGGTCGTTTGGGTCGCCAACACGTCAGAATCGTCGGCAACATCACTGACGGATTCATTGACGGATTTCTTTGGCAGGTCGGGCACCGTGGTGAGTCGATAGCCCGACGCCGGTTTGGTTCGCGTTTCGATCGTGACCGGCTCGATGTCTTCTTGCTGCATCAGCGTTTGAACGATTTGATCGAAGTCGCTCGCCTTCAACGTCATCGAACGCATCATTTCACGACGAGCCATGGTGTGGTTGGGTCGGTCGGCGAGACGTTTCTTGAATTTCAAGCACTCGGCGTGAAACGGATTCTCGGCGACGTGAACCGATGCGAGGTAGAGCTGCCGGCGCGTTTGATGCAACGAGAACTCGCTGGCCCAACGCACGGCATCAATCGCGATCATGGGCTGAAGATGGTCTTCGCTGACCGCGTAGATCAACGCCAGTTTCTTGGCATGCTCGCACGTCCGACTCCATGCGGCACGAGCGACCTCGTCACCGGCGTCATCGGCCTTGTCGTATTCCACCTCGGTTTGTTCACGCAAATGCGTGATCGCGGCTTCGGCTTCCGGAGTGAATGCGACACGCAGCGGTTTGGGATGGAACTTCATGAAGTTGCCGCTGCCCGGCTCGAAGTCCGCCCACCACTTCGCGATCTCCAAAACCTCCTCGGGAACGTCTCGCGCCGATCCGGGCGTTTGCCCTTTACCACGCTTGCCGACGTCGATGATATTCAGCCGGGCAAAGAACCCGTTGGTCAACATTCGCTTCGATAGCGACTCGTAGAAGTATTGAGGCGTCGCGGTGCCGAACAACGTCAGATGCGGCTGATCGACATGCTGTGCCTCTTTCTGGTTCGCTTTCACGCGGATCGGATAGACATCGCCAGCGGAAGTGTAGAGCGTCAGCAGAATGTTCGGAATCGACTCGCGGCTGTTTTCGCGGTCGAGATTGATCTGCCGCAGAACGCCGTCCATCTCATCATTCTGAAACAACATGCGTCCGCTGCGAACGAGGGCGTCTTGGATGCCTTCGCCCGACGCGAACTTGTCACCGATCGAATTCGCCTCGCCAATCTGGAAGAGGACTTGCGAATTGACCTTTCGAGGAAATTCTTTGCCCGTTCCGCTGCCGGCAAGAGCGAGCAAGTAGAGGTTGGTGCGAAGATCACCGGCCGTCGCGACTTTGCGACCGGCCAGGAACGATTGCAGTGCCATCGCGCCACAGAACGCGAGACCGATATTCGGGTAGGGTGCGTTGGCGAGCGAAAAGTCCATGACGCGGCGAACGAATCCGGGAACTTCAAACAACCGCTCGGGCAACATTCCAGGATCCGCCATGCCTGTGAATTTGGACGGCGGTTTATCCTCTTCGGAAACGGCCACCTTTGTCATCGTCATGAAACCAGACAGATCGACGTCGCTTGCCGTTTCGATCGGACCGTCATCGCGGAGCCAACCAAACGGCCGGTCGTGAGATTTGATGGCGGCCTGGTTGATTTTGTGCTGGAGTTCGCGATCGGACCAAGGCGGCAAACATCGTGGGTTGTAGTCCGCAGCGAGAATCGCCAGGGCACGATCCGGTTCGATGCCAAAACCGTGAACCAGCGCTGTCGCGGCGGCGAACGTTTGCGAGTGACCGCTGCTGCCCGCAATCGCTGGCGGCATGGCGTTCAAGTAGGCAATGGCTCGGGCCTCGACATCACCATCCGACGCAGGCCGCGTCGATGAGGTCGGCTGCTTGATTGATACCGGCACACCACGTTTGACGATCACCGCGTCAGCCAGTGCTTTCACGCACGCAGCCAACATTGGTGCAGGAACGGTTGCGGGTTCAGTGTCGAGGACATCGTACGGTTCGCCTTCGGGATGGATGCTGGGGCCGACGACGGTTTGAGTTCCGGTGGATCGCAGCTCGACAATCATCGAACCGTTATTTGGATCGGCGTGTTTCTCGGTCGTCGCGCCAGCCGCGATGTACCAACGATGCGAACGGGGTGCCGACGGCCGGCCAGTTACTGCCACCGTTGGTGGCAGATATTGATCGGCCAGTTCGATTGCTTCGGGACAATCTAGGTCAACATCAACGATCCAACCGGACGGTTCGCCTAGAATGATGCCGATATTGCTGTTCTCGGGAAGCGCTTCGGGCTTCAATCGCAAATTGGTCCAGTCACGGCGCGACGGCGACTTTGACCGAGGGCGCAGCGGCACGCAGTACCAGCCTCGTTGGCGATAGATCCCAACTTGCTCCCGCACATCGGCCATCAAAAGGGTGCCTCTTCCAATGCCGCGTTCGGAATCTCACCAAGGGTCTGCTTGATGATGCGGTCGTATTTCTGGCCTGAGATTGAGCGGACCGAGAGTGTTTCGGTCGCCGCGAGAAGCCCCGAGCCGGCAATATCAACCGCTTCTTCCGCGTTCGATGGGCAGGGATCAAGGCAGCGCTCACTCCACCATGCTTCAGCTTTTCGTCTCGCGTAGCCGGAGTGCTCGATGCAGATGAACTCGCTTTGCCAACGTTCGAGGCCGATCATGTAGTCGACGCGTAAGCATCTTGGCGCGTCTTCGTCCGCGTCACGTTTGCGATGGATACGATAGATGATGTCTTGGACGTCGTACTCGGTGTCGGTCACTTCGCCAGACAACACGCCGGCTTCGCTAGCCTCGGCGTCGTGGGCTTCGCGCTCGGGTGGCGGAAACGGATGACCGCACTCGGGACAATTGGCATAACCACATGCAACGAGTGCATGGCACTTCTCACACTCTTTCGCTGGTGGGCCTTGATCCGGACGCTTGGCTTTGTCCTTCGGCTTGATCTGGTCGATCGGTCCGTGGCGTTCGATGTTGCCGCCAAAGTCGAGGACGAGGCAGTTTTCCTTGTCGGGATGCAAACGAAAGCCGCGGCCGACGCATTGATAAAGCAATCCGGGCGACATCGTGGGACGCAGCATCACGACGCAATCGACTCGTGGTGCGTCGAACCCGGTGGTGAGGACATTCACGTTGCAGAGGAAACGCAGCGGTTCTGTGCCGAGTAGCGAAGTTGGAGCATCGCCACGAAAGCGGGCCAACAATTCGTCTCGTTCGCCAGCTGGTGTCTCGCCAGTCACGAAACCGCACTCGATACCGTGGTTTACCTGCAACACTTCAACGACACGCCGCCCGTGTGCGACGGACGACGCGAAGATCAGCACTGCCCGGCGGTCGGCCGTCAGTTCGACGATCTCGGCACACGCGGCGGACACGAGGGCGTCGTCGTTGACCAGCGATTCGACCTCTTCGCTGACGAACTCGCCGGCGCGGATATGCAGACCACCGAAATCCGCTCGGTGCACGCCGGCTTTGGAAATGAGTGGACTTAGGTATCCGTCACGGATTAGTTCCTTGATTCCGATCTCGTAGCAGACTTCATTCAGGAAATGGTCCGCCGAGCAGATCATGCCGGAATCGAGGCGGAACGGCGTCGCGGTCAATCCGATCACGCGAACGTGCGGATTGATAACCTTGCAGTCGGCCAGGAACTGCCGATACATGCCGTCGCCCTTCTTTGAAATCAGATGGGCTTCGTCGACGACGATCAAATCGAACGGATCAAGGTCACAGGCTCGTTTGTAGATACTCTGAATGCCGGCGACGAGAACGGGGGTGTTCGTGTCGCGTTTCTTGAGTCCGGCGGAATACAGACCGACCTTGATATCGGGGCACAGACGGCGAACCTTGTCGGCGTTCTGTTCGAGTAGCTCTTTAACGTGAGCCAAGATCAATACGCGACCATTCCATTGCCGGACAGCGTCAGACGCGATCTTCGCCAGAACGAGCGATTTCCCGGCACCGGTCGGTAAAACCGCGACGGGATTATCCTCGCGGCTTCGCAGATGATCGTAGACCGCATCGACGGCGGCTTGTTGATAGGATCGCAGTTTCATCACATCAAATCCCCGTTGTGCCGTTTGCAACCTCGCTCGATCGGCATCGCCGGTGGCAGCAAATCGTTGATGAAAGTGCAGCTCTCGCAGATGCGATTGCCAGGCCCGGTGGAAACAAAGGCCTCGTCGCAACGCAAGCATGAACGAAAGCCGGCTTTCCCGATCGGTGCTGGGATGCGTTGAATGACAACTTCGGCGTTGCCCGCTTTCGGTGCCGGCTCCCGTTTCTCAATCGTCAATCGCACAATCTGGCTATCGTCTTCGTACGCGCCGCCCCACTGCATCGAGTCCAACATCGCCTTCAAGCAATTGTCGACATCTCGCCGGCGTCGATCAGGCGGATAGACGACGATGTCGACGATCAAGTCTCCCGTCAGCGTTTCGATGTTCTTGCGATTCAGAAGCGAGCTGACGGCCGCTCGATATTTCCTGCCTTCCTTGCTGATCAACACGCGATTGCCAACGTGTCGCCAGTAATGATTGACCGAAGGCGGATAGGGCAACGTGAGTCGGATCATGGTGGCTTACTTCGATGTTCAACGAGCGAATAAAAACACCCAGCCAACATTCCATTGCTGACTGGGTGCCGTTTCTTGGAAGCTGTCGGACGGTTAACGCTTCCAAGGCGGGGACCCGGACTGGTCGTCCGTGCCGCTCACTTGCGACGCGGCGATCGGCTGGGAAACAGCGTCTTTCTTCGAGTAGCCCTTCACTTCGTTCTGCAACTCGCCGGTGTCGTTGCGGCGTTTGACTCGCACATGAATCACGCATAGCAAGTTGTGTAAGTCCGCCGAGTCGGTTGGCACCAAGACGCCAACCGACCGGCAGATCGCAGACAACTCCCGCCGGGCGATTTCCACCGCGGTCGCGTTGGGGTTGTCGAGGTTGAGACGCACCCAGAGAAGACGGTTTGCGTACTCGCCCTCCACGATCTGAAACGTCAACTGCAGGTAGTTGCCCGTGCCAGATTTCGTGGGTTTCATTTCGCTGTCGGTGATGACGGCGACGTACTTGCCGGAAGGGATCGGTTCGAGATCGTCGGCTGGTTCGACGGTGTTGGCATCAAAGCCGTTGAGATTTGCCATGGTAAGTCTGTGGTCCTTGGTTTGGAGTCTGTAGAAAGAGAATTGGTTGAGTCGTTCAGTTGGCCGACATCGCTGCCACGAACGCCGCCCACGAGAGCGGCAATTCTTCAGCGATGCCGTAACGATTCTTGGCAACGCAACTGGGCGATCCGTAAGCACGCACGACGCGTTCGCCACCGTCTTTGCCGATCGCATGAGCGATGGTGCGTTTGCGGTTGAAACCTCCGTCTTCGCTTTGCGTTCGCATCTTGCGAGTCGCGAACAAAACGGCGTCGCACCATTCCTTGACGAGGGCCGCAGCGTGCTTATGCAGTCGCGGCGAATAGCGGTCGTAGGGTGAGGATTCGGGATCCTCGAACCGTTCGACTTTGGAATGGGCGATCAAGACCGTCACCATGCCACGCGAACGCAGCACATTGAGCAGGTCGAGCACTTCACGCCACAGAGAGAGGGCGTGCATGTAACCGCGAGCGTACCCGCCATCGACCTTTTCGATCGACTCGACGGCATATTGCTGACAGAGCTTGTCCCAGACGAGACGCTCCAGCCAATCGAGCGAGTCGATCACGACGCTTTCGTAATCGTGCTTCTCATTGACGAGCGTTTTCAGGGCTGCAACGACGTCATCGAGTTTTGTCGCCAGCGGAAAGCGATCGCATTCGATTTCGTCGAGGCCGTCTTCGGTTTGGATGAAGATCGGCTTGGGGGCTTCGCTGCCGAATGTTGACTTGCCGATGCCCTCGACACCGTAGAGCAAAACACGAGGCGGCTTCGATTGCCGGCCGGACTGGATGGTTTCGAGTAAGTTGGTCATGGGTGGGATGGTTCCTTCGTTGAATGGTTTGGATGGCTGGAATTACAGGGTTGGGATCGCTTCGATGTCGAAATTGCCATCGCGATCGCTGGTCACGAGGTAGTGCTTGAAATCAATCTGGGCGACGAACCGTTGGTTGGTTCCCAGTTGCTTGCGGAGCGACTTGCACGCCCCGGTAAAATCTTTCGACGCTTCGTTGAAGCGGTCGGCCGATCGCAAGTAACGGCCGACCGCCAATGAAAGTGCCACACGGCGTTCGATGTCCAAATCACTCATTCGCTAACCTGGTGGATGGGAGGTTTGATGTTCCGACGACCCGTTGGCCGCCCCTGGTTACCTATGCCGTGAATTGGTCGCCCTGTACGCCAATCTCAGAAATTGGCCACGCCGTACTTCTTCAAGTGCTTGGCGATCTCGGCACGCACGGTGTTGAAACGCCGACGCGGCAGGCCAAACTTTTCCATCGTGCTGCTCATCGAATGACAACGCAGGTACTCGCACACCCGCCGCAATTCCGCGGGCATCGTCTGCATCGCGACCTCCAAAGCGTCCGCTTCGTCGATCGCGTCCAGCGGATCGCTGTAAGACGACTGGTTTCGTCGGCCCTGGTCCTCGTCACAGATTTCGCCGCCCAGAGTCGCGAAAGTCTCATCTACCGTGTCGACGGGCGTCTCAAACGATTGCATTTGCACGCCATCTTCGATCGGATGCCGTTTGTGGCGTTTCCTCGATCGCAACAGCTCTCGCACACCCGAGTTGATGACTCGATTGATGAACGTATTCACCTTCGATCTCGCCGGGTCGAAACAGTCGGCTTTCTGGATCAAATACATCAGCAACTCTTGAGCGATGTCTTCGGCGTCACAGTCGCTGAATTCCGGTCGCCGATGGAGTTGCTCGGCCTTGATCCGCGCCGTCTTCATGGCGAAATCGTTGAGAATTTCTTCGCCGAGCCGTTTGCCGTCCGCTAGAGTATTCGCACTCATGGTTGTCTCCGGCTGGAGGCATCCCGTGATGCAAGCGATTCGCACAGACCGCAAAGAAGCTGCGTCGCGACAAGCCATGTCACGAGAAAACGCAGGCGGCCGGCGAGGTTCGTTCGTCACGTCCTCACAGCGAAGACGTGCCGCGACTTCTCAAGTCGCCGAGCGACATTTGGAGTCGCTAAGAAAAGTTTTTAGACACCGATACGGTTGTCGCCCTCTTGATCACGGTCCTCACGCGGTGACCGCGTTGACCGGGATCGCTGACGCTTTTCAATGTCGCGAAACGGACTGGGGGCGTCGTTCCACCAATGCTCCATGACAATTCTTCCGCCAGATGATTCAACCGCAGAAAACCCGACCGCTTGAAAAAACAGCAAGAGGCGAAGATTGGATTCCTCGACCGTGACTTTGATTCGCGTCCGACGTTCTCGGGTCAATCTCGATCGCAGCTCGGAAATCAATTGCCGCCCAAATGAACGCAATTGATACTCTGGTTCAATAAAGATCCGTTCCAACTCGACGTGCTGCTTGTGGAGTTGATAGACCATGGAACCGACAACCACGGGCTTACGGCGGCCGGCACGAGGCAACTCAATCACCATGGCGACTACGTTTCGTTGACTCAGACGACTTTGATAGTCTTCTTTGCACCACGGAGAACAGGTTGCCGCGACATCAATCGCCAAAACGTCCTTCAAGTCTTGATGAATCATCCAACGCACGTGCCCTTCGATTGGCGTTTTTGTGGATGACGGCTTGGACCGCCGTGCGATCCTCGGT
Protein-coding regions in this window:
- a CDS encoding DUF669 domain-containing protein, translating into MANLNGFDANTVEPADDLEPIPSGKYVAVITDSEMKPTKSGTGNYLQLTFQIVEGEYANRLLWVRLNLDNPNATAVEIARRELSAICRSVGVLVPTDSADLHNLLCVIHVRVKRRNDTGELQNEVKGYSKKDAVSQPIAASQVSGTDDQSGSPPWKR
- a CDS encoding ATP-binding protein, translating into MTNLLETIQSGRQSKPPRVLLYGVEGIGKSTFGSEAPKPIFIQTEDGLDEIECDRFPLATKLDDVVAALKTLVNEKHDYESVVIDSLDWLERLVWDKLCQQYAVESIEKVDGGYARGYMHALSLWREVLDLLNVLRSRGMVTVLIAHSKVERFEDPESSPYDRYSPRLHKHAAALVKEWCDAVLFATRKMRTQSEDGGFNRKRTIAHAIGKDGGERVVRAYGSPSCVAKNRYGIAEELPLSWAAFVAAMSAN
- a CDS encoding GNAT family N-acetyltransferase; amino-acid sequence: MTLRNRIQQALKQERGIRLSAAEVQGIASALRIDFPVTRPRIARRSKPSSTKTPIEGHVRWMIHQDLKDVLAIDVAATCSPWCKEDYQSRLSQRNVVAMVIELPRAGRRKPVVVGSMVYQLHKQHVELERIFIEPEYQLRSFGRQLISELRSRLTRERRTRIKVTVEESNLRLLLFFQAVGFSAVESSGGRIVMEHWWNDAPSPFRDIEKRQRSRSTRSPREDRDQEGDNRIGV
- a CDS encoding sigma factor, with amino-acid sequence MSANTLADGKRLGEEILNDFAMKTARIKAEQLHRRPEFSDCDAEDIAQELLMYLIQKADCFDPARSKVNTFINRVINSGVRELLRSRKRHKRHPIEDGVQMQSFETPVDTVDETFATLGGEICDEDQGRRNQSSYSDPLDAIDEADALEVAMQTMPAELRRVCEYLRCHSMSSTMEKFGLPRRRFNTVRAEIAKHLKKYGVANF
- a CDS encoding RusA family crossover junction endodeoxyribonuclease; this translates as MIRLTLPYPPSVNHYWRHVGNRVLISKEGRKYRAAVSSLLNRKNIETLTGDLIVDIVVYPPDRRRRDVDNCLKAMLDSMQWGGAYEDDSQIVRLTIEKREPAPKAGNAEVVIQRIPAPIGKAGFRSCLRCDEAFVSTGPGNRICESCTFINDLLPPAMPIERGCKRHNGDLM